From a region of the Corallococcus coralloides DSM 2259 genome:
- a CDS encoding phytanoyl-CoA dioxygenase family protein: MASEELPARIEREGFAILPRGITPATADALLQALRPVKEEASTAQRRGGVRNLLENVPAVRELARSGPVREAAGSILGPHCFAVRGLLFDKTPDANWKVIWHQDLTVAVRERRDVPGFGPWSEKAGVPCVQPPTSVLEDMVAVRVHLDDCGEDNGPVRVLAGSHREGRLSSSSIPDWLERSAPVDCLVPRCGLLVMRPLLLHASSPARVPAHRRVIHLEFAARPLSGGLEWHARV; encoded by the coding sequence ATGGCTTCGGAGGAACTGCCCGCGCGCATCGAGCGCGAGGGCTTCGCCATCCTCCCGCGCGGAATCACGCCCGCCACCGCGGACGCCCTGCTCCAGGCCCTGCGTCCCGTGAAGGAAGAAGCCTCGACCGCCCAGCGGCGAGGCGGCGTGCGCAACCTGCTGGAGAACGTGCCCGCCGTCCGTGAGCTGGCCCGTTCAGGCCCGGTGCGCGAAGCCGCCGGGTCCATCCTGGGCCCGCACTGCTTCGCGGTGCGCGGCCTGCTGTTCGACAAGACGCCAGACGCGAACTGGAAGGTCATCTGGCACCAGGACCTCACCGTCGCCGTGCGCGAGCGCCGCGACGTGCCCGGCTTCGGTCCCTGGTCGGAGAAGGCCGGTGTGCCCTGCGTGCAGCCGCCCACGTCCGTCCTGGAGGACATGGTCGCGGTGCGCGTCCACCTGGACGACTGCGGAGAGGACAACGGCCCCGTGCGCGTGCTCGCGGGTTCACACCGTGAAGGCCGTCTGTCCTCTTCGAGCATCCCTGACTGGCTCGAACGAAGTGCGCCCGTGGACTGCCTCGTGCCCCGCTGCGGCCTGCTGGTGATGCGGCCCCTGCTGCTGCACGCCTCGTCACCGGCACGCGTCCCCGCGCACCGCCGGGTCATCCACCTGGAGTTCGCGGCACGGCCCCTGTCCGGCGGGCTCGAATGGCACGCGCGCGTCTGA
- a CDS encoding S1C family serine protease, with the protein MKLLQQLSDDLEGLVAGAAPAVVGVEHARGHGTGLFLTPDGYVLTNRHVVMRTPKRLTVQLHNGEERRATLVGADAPTDLAVVRAEGDDFPTLPLADPETVRVGQLVMAIGNPFRLEQSVSLGVVSAINRSITLPDGVILEGMLQTDAAINPGNSGGPLLDTRGRVVGLNTLVLPFAQGIGFAVSATTAAWVASLLIQRGRVDRKFLGIAATAVNLEPALAKDTGQPRAVRVLKVQEGTPADDAGLQPDDLLLGINSRPVNSVDDLQRLMALASEEEVHLDVLRKGRRKDVSARARHRREPVAA; encoded by the coding sequence ATGAAACTGTTGCAGCAACTCTCGGATGACCTGGAAGGACTCGTGGCCGGCGCGGCTCCGGCCGTGGTGGGCGTGGAGCACGCGCGCGGCCACGGCACCGGCCTGTTCCTCACGCCGGATGGCTACGTGCTCACCAACCGGCACGTGGTGATGCGCACGCCCAAGCGCCTCACCGTGCAGCTCCACAACGGCGAGGAGCGCAGGGCCACGCTGGTGGGTGCGGATGCTCCCACGGACCTCGCGGTGGTGCGCGCGGAAGGGGATGACTTCCCCACGCTGCCGCTCGCGGATCCGGAGACGGTAAGGGTGGGGCAGCTGGTGATGGCCATTGGCAATCCCTTCCGCCTGGAGCAGTCGGTGTCGCTGGGCGTGGTGAGCGCCATCAACCGCAGCATCACCCTGCCCGACGGCGTCATCCTGGAGGGGATGCTCCAGACGGACGCGGCCATCAACCCGGGCAACTCCGGCGGGCCGTTGCTCGACACGCGAGGGCGCGTGGTGGGGCTCAACACGTTGGTCCTGCCGTTCGCGCAGGGGATTGGTTTCGCGGTGAGCGCCACCACGGCGGCCTGGGTCGCGAGCCTGCTCATCCAGCGCGGCCGGGTGGACCGGAAGTTCCTGGGCATCGCCGCCACGGCGGTGAACCTGGAGCCCGCGCTCGCGAAGGACACCGGCCAGCCGCGAGCCGTACGCGTGTTGAAGGTGCAGGAGGGCACGCCCGCGGACGACGCGGGTCTCCAGCCGGACGACCTGCTGCTCGGCATCAACAGCCGGCCGGTCAACAGCGTGGACGACCTGCAGCGGTTGATGGCGCTCGCCTCCGAGGAAGAGGTGCACCTGGACGTGCTGCGAAAGGGCCGCCGCAAGGACGTCTCCGCCCGGGCCCGCCACCGCCGCGAGCCGGTGGCGGCCTGA
- a CDS encoding S1C family serine protease: MSTDALQSLSQSISTVVERIAPSLVRVEARRRRGASGVIWDADGHILTTSHAVEHEGSIQVGLADGRSVSAELVGRDPSTDLALLKADARGLTALAPAPLDDVKVGNIVLALGRPGRTARATLGIVSAFGGDWRTHAGGQVDRYLETDADLPPGFSGGALVDAQGRFLGIPTAAFSRTAAVVLPGGTLTRVANSLREHGGIRRGYLGVGAYPVRLPREIEGTKAGLILLSVDPDGPAQKAGLLLGDVLVSLGGQSLHGVEDLLGYLGDEKVGASIQAKVLRAGELREVPITVGKRS, from the coding sequence ATGTCCACCGACGCCCTCCAGTCCCTCTCGCAGTCCATCTCCACCGTCGTCGAGCGCATCGCTCCCTCCCTCGTCCGCGTCGAGGCCCGCCGTCGCCGGGGCGCCAGCGGTGTCATCTGGGATGCCGACGGTCACATCCTCACCACCAGCCACGCCGTCGAACACGAGGGCTCCATCCAGGTGGGCCTCGCGGACGGCCGCTCGGTGTCCGCCGAGCTCGTCGGCCGCGACCCGAGCACCGACCTCGCGCTCCTCAAGGCCGACGCCCGTGGACTTACCGCGCTCGCGCCCGCGCCGCTCGATGACGTGAAGGTGGGCAACATCGTGCTGGCCCTCGGCCGGCCGGGGCGTACGGCGCGGGCCACGCTGGGCATCGTCAGCGCGTTCGGCGGCGACTGGCGCACGCACGCGGGCGGACAGGTGGACCGCTACCTGGAGACCGACGCGGACCTGCCTCCGGGCTTCTCCGGCGGCGCGCTGGTGGACGCGCAGGGCCGCTTCCTGGGCATCCCCACGGCGGCCTTCTCCCGCACCGCCGCGGTCGTGCTCCCCGGCGGCACGCTGACGCGCGTGGCGAACTCACTCCGCGAACACGGAGGCATCCGCCGCGGCTACCTGGGCGTGGGCGCCTACCCGGTGCGCCTGCCGCGTGAAATCGAAGGCACGAAGGCGGGCCTCATCCTGCTCTCCGTGGATCCGGACGGGCCGGCGCAGAAGGCCGGGCTGCTGCTGGGCGACGTGCTGGTGAGCCTGGGCGGTCAGTCGCTGCACGGCGTGGAGGACCTGCTGGGCTACCTGGGCGACGAGAAGGTGGGCGCGTCCATCCAGGCGAAGGTGTTGCGCGCGGGCGAACTGCGCGAGGTGCCCATCACCGTGGGCAAGCGTTCTTGA